In one window of Arachis ipaensis cultivar K30076 chromosome B06, Araip1.1, whole genome shotgun sequence DNA:
- the LOC107647863 gene encoding uncharacterized protein LOC107647863, with translation MTGLPRVRDHASLPSSSSHKSNSSGSNVFSLLVRREISPRTKHVAKWNWGEASKSKSGSSSRPKNEVARDARRGLLSWVEAESLRHLSAKYCPLLPPPRSTIAAAFSSDGKVLASTHGDHTVKIIDCETGSCLKVLIGHRRTPWVVRFHPLHPQILASGSLDQVVRLWDANTSECIISHHFYRPIASIAFHAKGEIIAVASGHKLYIWHYNKKGEAASPVFVLKTRRSLRAVHFHPHAAPYLLTAEVNDLDSSDSSMTEATSLGYLQYPPPAVFVTNIHPKENASLSSELPYVSLPFLFMPPYPVDESRPEVLHISPDVGSSSMQIESSATGQFQTDPHATEQYNTTVSPMETFSEMPTSSQTGTEYQAHATFSNGMGIGISNLRMDGMDTDETERAEGSQHGNYTNAYSLNGVLHGLSRQNNNREVLPEFGQFPQFFPARDPSGWELPFLQGWLMGQSQVGGPSMLPNMGVSRDSVGQHIGSSTLSSNHPTSNADIGMSSGIAIPGSSVRSGLRNHFSQYRIPVSESGNLASSASTPHDGSDIQTIISRIQSELATSMTAVTAAELPCTVKLRVWSHDIKNPCAPLNADRCRLTIPHAVLCSEMGAHFSPCGRFLAACVACMLPHIEAEPGLQTPVQQEPGIATSPTRHPISAHQVMYELRIYSLEEATFGMVLASRAIRAAHCLTSIQFSPTSEHILLAYGRRHGSLLKSIVIDGETTLPIYTVLEVYRVSDMELVRVLPSAEDEVNVACFHPFAGGGLVYGTKEGKLRILQYDGAHAANGTGPSYFPDETIIGISQ, from the exons atgacGGGGCTTCCCAGGGTTCGTGATCACGCATCGCTTCCATCCTCATCGTCTCATAAATCTAATAGCAG TGGTAGCAACGTATTTAGTTTGCTAGTGCGGAGAGAGATCTCGCCTAGAACGAAACACGTGGCAAAATGGAACTGGGGAGAAGCATCTAAATCAAAATCTGGTTCTAGTTCCCGTCCTAAAAATGAAGTAGCAAGAGATGCTAGGCGTGGTCTCCTATCATG GGTTGAAGCCGAGTCATTGCGGCATTTGTCAGCCAAGTATTGCCCTTTGTTGCCTCCCCCAAGGTCTACTATTGCAGCAGCATTTAGTTCAGATGGAAAAGTGCTTGCATCAACACA CGGTGACCACACAGTAAAGATAATTGATTGTGAAACTGGGAGTTGCTTAAAGGTGCTAATTGGTCATAGAAGGACGCCTTGGGTG GTTAGGTTCCATCCATTGCATCCACAAATACTTGCCAGTGGTAGCTTGGATCAAGTAGTTCGTTTATGGGACGCTAACACATCAGAGTGCATAATATCTCATCATTTCT ATCGACCCATTGCATCCATTGCTTTTCATGCCAAGGGGGAAATAATTGCCGTTGCATCAGGACACAAG CTGTATATATGGCACTATAATAAGAAAGGTGAAGCAGCATCACCCGTGTTTGTGTTGAAGACAAGGCGCTCACTACGAGCCGTGCATTTTCACCCACATGCTGCACCATATCTCTTAACTGCCGAG GTCAATGATCTAGATTCCTCAGATTCATCAATGACAGAGGCAACATCACTTGGTTATTTACAATATCCCCCGCCTGCTGTTTTCGTCACAAATATTCATCCCAAGGAAAATGCTAGTTTATCAAGTGAACTACCCTACGTGTCATTACCtttcctcttcatgccaccatATCCTGTAGATGAGTCAAGACCAGAAGTCCTGCACATTAGTCCTGATGTTGGCTCCAGTAGCATGCAAATTGAATCTTCTGCGACAGGGCAGTTTCAAACGGACCCACATGCAACCGAGCAATACAATACTACAGTGTCTCCCATGGAAACATTCTCCGAGATGCCCACTAGCTCTCAAACTGGTACAGAATATCAAGCTCATGCTACTTTCTCAAATGGAATGGGTATTGGAATCAGTAACCTCAGAATGGATGGTATGGACACTGATGAAACTGAACGTGCTGAAGGATCCCAACATGGAAACTATACAAATGCCTATTCTCTTAACGGGGTGTTACATGGATTGTCTAGACAAAATAACAATCGTGAGGTTCTTCCAGAGTTTGGTCAATTTCCTCAGTTCTTTCCTGCAAGAGACCCAAGTGGATGGGAGCTACCTTTTCTGCAAGGATGGTTAATGGGTCAAAGTCAAGTTGGTGGTCCCTCAATGCTTCCTAACATGGGTGTTAGTCGTGACAGTGTAGGCCAACATATTGGTTCTTCCACATTGAGCTCTAACCATCCCACTTCTAATGCAGATATAGGAATGTCGTCTGGCATTGCCATCCCTGGATCTTCTGTTAGATCAGGTTTACGGAATCATTTTTCACAATACCGTATACCTGTATCTGAATCTGGAAATCTTGCTAGCTCTGCTAGTACCCCACATGATGGGTCTGATATTCAAACCATTATAAGTCGAATCCAGTCAGAACTTGCCACGTCAATGACTGCTGTGACGGCTGCAGAGTTGCCTTGCACCGTGAAGTTAAGAGTATGGTCGCATGACATAAAAAATCCCTGTGCTCCATTAAATGCTGACAGATGCCGTCTGACTATACCGCATGCTGTCCTTTGCAG TGAAATGGGTGCCCATTTTTCGCCGTGTGGTAGATTCTTAGCTGCCTGTGTTGCATGTATGCTCCCACATATAGAAGCTGAACCTGGATTGCAAACGCCAGTACAGCAAGAGCCTGGTATTGCAACATCACCAACTCGTCATCCAATAtcagcacaccaagtaatgtACGAGCTGCGGATATATTCCTTAGAGGAGGCAAC ATTTGGAATGGTGCTTGCTTCACGAGCAATCAGAGCCGCACACTGTCTGACATCAATTCAG TTCTCACCTACGTCTGAGCACATACTACTTGCCTATGGTCGACGTCATGGTTCTCTTCTTAAAAGCATTGTAATTGATGGAGAAACGACGTTACCTATATATACAGTATTAGAG GTATATAGAGTGTCGGATATGGAACTTGTTAGGGTGCTTCCTAGTGCAGAAGATGAGGTTAATGTGGCTTGCTTTCATCCTTTTGCCGGGGGAGGATTAGTTTATGGAACAAAG GAAGGAAAGCTTAGGATCCTCCAGTATGATGGTGCTCATGCTGCGAATGGCACGGGACCGAGTTACTTTCCTGATGAGACCATCATTGGAATCAGTCAATGA